The segment TGTTGTGTCAGCCAGTCAATCTTGGTCATTGGCAGGCGACCGCTGTCGAGTAGCCGTGAGACCAGCTGGAGCCAATAGCGGCGCGAGCCATCGTGACGCATATCGACGGGATGCAAACCTAGTCGCAATACCGCAGCGTCTTGCGCGCGGGCCAACTTGCGTTCACTGACCCAGCGTGACATCAGACGACGTGGTGCTGAGCGCGAGCTCCACACCAGTCCCGGTGCATCGATGACGCTGAAGTCAGGTAACCGATAGAGATGCTGGGTGTCACTGGTGTAGCGAAAATCGAGGGATTTCAATGCACTGCGAGTACCCTCGCTCATCAACCAGGCGGGCGCGACGAAGCCATCAAGTGGCCAGCCGAGGCGTGTGAAAAGCTCGGCACCGGCAGTGAGGCGCCTTTTGGCTTCCCCCTCGTCGAGAGGATAGAACTCGCCCTCCCAGGTCAGCACGCGGCGCATCAGATAATCGCGCGGTGTCCGTGGCGGCGGTGCGTCATCGCAATGGTGGAAGCCATGTAGCGCCAATTCGTCGCCCTGTTGGCGACGTTTTTCCAATTGTTCAATGAACGCTGGAGAGTCTTCAAGCGCGCTGCGGTGATGGAAATCAGGGACGACTAGCCAGGTAATGGGGCAAGGATGATTCAGACGTGATTGGCAGAGCGCGTCCAGCTCGGCGACAAAGTCGCGATAATCCGGCCAGGTTTCAGGGGCTACATCGTGAAGCACCAGCAGAAAGTGACGCGAGGAGTCGGGCTGTTCAGCCATGCGTCACTTCCTCCAGCATGGGGTGAAAGCGGGTGCCGGTCACCGCGCGGTAATGGCCCAGTAGTCCATCGACGACGCGATCCCAATCATGATGCTTCTCGACATGGCGACGTGCCTGACGCCCTAGCGCAGCAGGATCATTGGCGAACACTTCCTGTACGGCGCGTGCCATATCGCGTGGTGAGTGCGGTTCGCATAGCTGTCCGCAGCCCAGAGGTACATTCTCGGCCAGAGCCCCGGCGCGTGCTGCTACCACGGGAGTCCCGCAGGCCATGGCTTCGAGCACGACCAATCCGAAGGTCTCTTGAGTGCCGGCATGCAGCAGTACATCAACGGAAGCCACCATGCGCGCTACCTCATCACAGCTACAGAAGTGGCCGGTCACACTGACGTTGTCCGGGAGGTGACGCGGCATGCCGGAGCCAATCAGTAGCAGGTGATAGTCGGGCCCTAGCAGGCGGGCAACATCGAGCAGTTCGTCGAGGTTTTTCTCGCGCGAGCCGCGGCCGGCGAAAGCGAGTAACCGCACATGATCTGATAACCCAAGCTCGCGCCGCAGTTGCGTATCGC is part of the Cobetia sp. L2A1 genome and harbors:
- a CDS encoding glycosyltransferase family 4 protein, which codes for MLHIADMTMFHAPSSGGVRTYLEAKRRRLRTRPDIRHSLLVPGEATSVSDDIYNVPAPPIPFGNGYRFPLRRSGWVSTLLALSPDVIEAGDPYVTAWAALDAGRKLDVPVLGFYHSDLPRLITNRLGEWSGSNVDRYVQRLYRHFDRVLAPSQVMAERLDHLGIGNVHIQPLGVDLTTFHPDRCDTQLRRELGLSDHVRLLAFAGRGSREKNLDELLDVARLLGPDYHLLLIGSGMPRHLPDNVSVTGHFCSCDEVARMVASVDVLLHAGTQETFGLVVLEAMACGTPVVAARAGALAENVPLGCGQLCEPHSPRDMARAVQEVFANDPAALGRQARRHVEKHHDWDRVVDGLLGHYRAVTGTRFHPMLEEVTHG
- a CDS encoding DUF2334 domain-containing protein — encoded protein: MAEQPDSSRHFLLVLHDVAPETWPDYRDFVAELDALCQSRLNHPCPITWLVVPDFHHRSALEDSPAFIEQLEKRRQQGDELALHGFHHCDDAPPPRTPRDYLMRRVLTWEGEFYPLDEGEAKRRLTAGAELFTRLGWPLDGFVAPAWLMSEGTRSALKSLDFRYTSDTQHLYRLPDFSVIDAPGLVWSSRSAPRRLMSRWVSERKLARAQDAAVLRLGLHPVDMRHDGSRRYWLQLVSRLLDSGRLPMTKIDWLTQHGLLEAPDSHQSSHQQSSHQQSSSDAA